In Gammaproteobacteria bacterium (ex Lamellibrachia satsuma), a single genomic region encodes these proteins:
- a CDS encoding protein phosphatase CheZ translates to MQEQTETDQIRLELARALVAHLEAGKNEDADRVIGELAEIKENELFTEVGRLTRELHEAINGFLLDSRVSEMTQVDIPDAKERLNYVISMTEQSADRTLTAVEQSLPMVEALDKQAGELLAEWDKFRSRLLTKDDFRGLSDELAAFLQQTQSHSNSLHENLSNVLMAQDFQDLTGQIIRKVIDLVHDVEEKLVKLVRITGGKLEVSNKINDPTVLEGPVVPGVEQGDVVTNQDDVDDLLSSLGF, encoded by the coding sequence ATGCAGGAACAGACAGAGACTGACCAGATTCGCCTCGAATTGGCGCGTGCTCTCGTGGCACACCTGGAAGCTGGTAAGAATGAGGATGCCGACCGTGTCATCGGTGAATTGGCCGAGATAAAAGAGAACGAGCTCTTTACGGAAGTCGGCAGGTTGACCCGGGAGTTGCATGAAGCGATCAACGGTTTTCTGCTCGACTCGCGGGTCTCCGAGATGACTCAGGTGGATATACCTGACGCAAAGGAGCGTTTGAACTACGTCATCTCCATGACGGAGCAGTCTGCGGATCGTACGCTGACGGCTGTAGAACAGAGCCTGCCGATGGTGGAAGCGCTGGATAAACAGGCGGGTGAGTTGTTGGCGGAGTGGGACAAATTTCGTTCCCGTCTGTTGACCAAGGATGACTTCCGGGGTCTCAGCGATGAATTGGCTGCATTTCTTCAACAGACGCAAAGCCACTCCAACAGTCTGCATGAAAACCTCTCGAATGTATTGATGGCACAGGATTTTCAGGACCTTACCGGACAGATTATCCGTAAAGTGATCGATCTGGTTCACGATGTTGAGGAAAAACTGGTCAAGCTGGTTCGGATTACCGGCGGCAAGCTGGAGGTTAGCAATAAAATTAACGACCCGACAGTATTGGAAGGGCCGGTAGTGCCTGGGGTAGAACAGGGCGATGTAGTGACCAATCAGGATGATGTGGATGATCTCTTGTCGAGTTTGGGATTTTAG
- the cheY gene encoding chemotaxis protein CheY — protein sequence MDKNMKILIVDDFSTMRRIIKNLLRDLGFTNTQEADDGTTALPMLQTGNFDFLVSDWNMPGMTGIDLLRAVRADAKLAGLPVLMVTAESKREQIIEAAQAGVNGYVVKPFTAGTLEEKISKIFERVEG from the coding sequence TTGGACAAAAATATGAAAATTCTCATCGTGGATGATTTTTCCACCATGAGGCGCATCATCAAAAATCTGCTTCGTGATCTGGGTTTTACCAATACTCAGGAGGCGGACGATGGAACCACTGCATTACCCATGTTGCAGACTGGAAATTTCGACTTTCTGGTCAGTGATTGGAACATGCCGGGTATGACGGGTATCGACCTGCTTAGGGCGGTACGTGCCGATGCAAAACTGGCGGGATTGCCGGTGCTGATGGTGACTGCTGAATCCAAACGCGAGCAGATCATTGAAGCGGCCCAGGCCGGCGTCAACGGCTACGTGGTAAAACCATTCACCGCAGGCACACTCGAAGAGAAGATAAGCAAGATCTTTGAGCGTGTCGAAGGCTGA
- a CDS encoding RNA polymerase sigma factor FliA, protein MNGLATYSAIEERQGHDDLVIRHAGLVKRIAYHMMNRLPPNVQADDLIQAGMLGLLEASRNYDPTQGASFETYAGIRIRGSMLDEIRRSDWTPRSVHRKARMVADAMRVIENEEGRDARDSEVADALDMSVQQYHQILKDASGCRIFSLDELSAVGEIAPERSLDSLQGPFEGLQKDAFKQALADAIAGLPERERLVVAMYYDDELNLREIGLVLGVSESRICQIHSQATLRLRSRLTEWLSLADEE, encoded by the coding sequence GTGAACGGTTTGGCTACATATAGCGCCATAGAGGAAAGACAGGGACATGATGACCTGGTGATCCGGCACGCCGGGCTGGTCAAGCGTATTGCCTATCACATGATGAATCGCCTGCCCCCCAATGTGCAGGCTGACGATCTGATTCAGGCGGGCATGCTGGGGTTGCTGGAAGCGAGTCGCAACTACGATCCCACCCAGGGCGCCAGCTTTGAAACCTACGCGGGAATCCGCATCCGCGGTTCCATGCTGGATGAGATCCGGCGTAGTGACTGGACGCCACGTTCAGTGCACCGCAAAGCCAGAATGGTGGCTGATGCGATGCGCGTCATCGAGAACGAGGAGGGACGGGATGCCCGTGATTCGGAAGTGGCCGATGCACTGGATATGTCGGTACAGCAGTACCACCAGATCCTGAAGGATGCATCAGGTTGTCGAATCTTTAGTCTGGATGAGTTGAGTGCGGTGGGTGAAATCGCCCCTGAGAGGAGTCTGGATTCACTGCAGGGACCCTTCGAAGGTTTGCAGAAGGATGCCTTCAAACAGGCGTTGGCGGATGCTATTGCTGGTCTTCCCGAGCGGGAGAGACTGGTAGTGGCGATGTACTACGACGATGAGTTGAATCTGCGTGAGATCGGGCTGGTACTGGGTGTCAGTGAGTCACGGATCTGCCAGATCCACAGTCAGGCGACATTGAGGCTGCGTTCGCGGCTGACGGAATGGCTCAGTCTGGCAGATGAAGAGTAA
- a CDS encoding MinD/ParA family protein, giving the protein MSDIIEDQASGLRRMVNPDPVRVIAVTGGKGGVGKTNVSVNLGVAMAGMGRRVMLLDADLGLANIDVVLGLHAEYNLSHVINGERTLEEILVEGPKGLKVVPGASGMQQMAELSPAEHAGLIHAFSELANDVDVLLIDTAAGISDLVVSFSRAAQEVVVVVCDEPASITDAYAIIKLLNREHSVSRFRILANMVKSVQEGRDLYNKMCRVTDRYLDVMLSYMGSVPYDEQLRKAVKGQKPVVEAYPRSRVAQAFKNLAKKADNWPVPANASGDLQFFVERLIQFSSQYGEMGR; this is encoded by the coding sequence ATGTCTGACATTATTGAAGATCAGGCCTCAGGATTAAGGCGCATGGTGAATCCGGATCCCGTGCGGGTGATTGCCGTTACCGGCGGAAAGGGTGGCGTCGGCAAGACCAATGTCTCGGTGAATCTCGGCGTGGCCATGGCGGGTATGGGGCGGCGCGTGATGCTGCTGGATGCCGATCTTGGGCTCGCCAACATCGACGTGGTGTTGGGTTTGCATGCCGAGTACAACCTTTCCCATGTCATCAATGGTGAACGCACACTGGAAGAGATTCTGGTGGAGGGGCCGAAGGGATTGAAGGTCGTTCCCGGCGCTTCCGGCATGCAGCAGATGGCGGAGCTGAGTCCGGCTGAACACGCGGGACTGATCCATGCCTTCAGTGAGCTTGCGAATGATGTCGATGTATTGCTGATCGACACCGCAGCTGGAATCTCCGATCTGGTGGTCAGTTTCAGCCGTGCAGCCCAGGAGGTGGTGGTGGTGGTTTGTGATGAGCCGGCATCGATAACCGATGCCTACGCCATCATCAAACTGCTGAATCGTGAACATAGCGTCAGCCGTTTCCGCATTCTCGCCAACATGGTTAAGAGTGTGCAGGAGGGGCGGGACCTCTATAACAAGATGTGCCGGGTAACAGACCGGTATTTGGACGTAATGCTCAGCTACATGGGCAGCGTCCCCTACGATGAGCAACTGCGCAAAGCGGTAAAAGGGCAGAAACCAGTGGTTGAAGCCTATCCCCGCTCTCGGGTTGCTCAAGCATTCAAGAATTTAGCGAAGAAGGCCGATAACTGGCCTGTACCCGCCAATGCGAGCGGCGACCTGCAATTTTTCGTTGAACGTTTGATCCAGTTTTCAAGTCAATACGGGGAGATGGGACGGTGA
- the flhF gene encoding flagellar biosynthesis protein FlhF: MKIKRFFAPDMRQALKSVRDTLGSDAVILSNKSVEGGVELVAAMDYDVAAFNDAATDRVTEIPRQNEPQAPVAAEPKRAVRPAREPNISEKPVKLAEPVSIDRARHQTSQAQPQPQVEWSQDPVLQEMRQEMQALRRMMENELSELTWRDMGQRRPQTQELIRRLMGMGLGADLCRDLAGRVEDMESEDQAWRKALFHLISELPVVQEDILDMGGVVALVGPTGVGKTTTIAKLAARFCLRHGNRQLALITTDSYRIGAQEQLHNYGRILDVPVRTASTAEELDAALRAFSEKRLVLIDTAGMSQQDIQLSQRLSMITSGNHPVRTLLTLSAATQRSALAHAIRAFSIARPVGCILTKMDEAASLGGVFSTLIDTGLPLAFVTDGQRVPEDLHVARAHSLVSRAMEMAQEADESPDEGYMAFAFGGTGEHAHV, encoded by the coding sequence ATGAAGATAAAACGTTTCTTTGCGCCTGATATGCGTCAGGCTTTGAAATCGGTGCGGGATACATTGGGTTCCGATGCAGTCATCCTCTCCAACAAGAGTGTGGAGGGGGGGGTGGAACTGGTGGCGGCCATGGATTACGACGTGGCGGCCTTCAATGATGCAGCGACCGACAGGGTAACGGAGATCCCCCGTCAGAATGAGCCTCAAGCTCCTGTGGCAGCAGAACCAAAAAGAGCTGTCAGACCGGCCCGTGAACCCAATATTTCCGAAAAACCGGTAAAACTTGCAGAACCGGTCAGTATCGATCGCGCCCGCCACCAGACATCCCAGGCACAGCCCCAGCCTCAGGTGGAGTGGAGCCAGGACCCTGTGTTGCAGGAGATGCGACAGGAGATGCAGGCGCTGCGTCGCATGATGGAGAACGAACTCTCCGAATTGACCTGGCGGGATATGGGTCAACGCCGTCCCCAGACCCAGGAATTGATTCGTCGTCTGATGGGAATGGGATTGGGTGCGGACCTGTGCCGTGATCTGGCCGGCCGGGTGGAGGATATGGAATCGGAGGATCAGGCCTGGCGCAAGGCGCTGTTTCACCTGATCAGTGAACTGCCTGTGGTCCAGGAGGATATCCTCGACATGGGTGGTGTAGTGGCTCTGGTCGGCCCGACCGGGGTCGGCAAGACAACCACCATCGCCAAACTGGCAGCCCGTTTCTGCCTGCGTCATGGTAACCGCCAGTTGGCGTTGATTACCACGGACAGCTATCGCATCGGTGCCCAGGAGCAGTTGCACAACTATGGTCGCATTCTGGATGTGCCGGTTCGCACCGCCTCGACAGCGGAAGAGCTGGATGCCGCGCTGCGCGCCTTCTCGGAAAAACGCCTGGTACTCATCGATACCGCCGGTATGAGTCAGCAGGATATCCAGCTGAGCCAACGGCTTTCGATGATTACCTCGGGTAATCATCCTGTACGAACCCTGTTGACGTTATCAGCCGCTACCCAGCGCTCGGCACTCGCTCATGCGATTCGGGCCTTCAGCATCGCCCGTCCAGTAGGTTGCATTCTGACCAAGATGGATGAGGCGGCATCGTTGGGTGGTGTCTTCAGTACTTTGATCGATACAGGTCTGCCACTGGCTTTTGTCACCGATGGGCAACGAGTGCCTGAGGATCTGCATGTTGCCAGAGCCCACAGTCTGGTGAGCCGGGCGATGGAGATGGCTCAGGAGGCGGATGAATCCCCGGATGAGGGATATATGGCGTTCGCGTTTGGAGGCACAGGTGAACATGCTCATGTCTGA
- the flhA gene encoding flagellar biosynthesis protein FlhA, which yields MDATAILGNVKRVGTAGLGAPLVLVMLLVMVIIPLPPIMLDMFFTFNITLSLVVMLVVVYTRRPLDFAVFPSLLLIATLLRLALNVASTRIVLLEGHTGGDAAGKVIEAFGSFVIGGNYAVGLVVFLILVIINFVVVTKGAGRVSEVSARFTLDAMPGKQMAIDADLNAGLIDQDTARTRREEVAQEADFYGAMDGASKFVRGDAVAGILILFINILGGLGIGMVQHDLDFATALQNYVLLTIGDGLVAQIPSLLLSTSAAIIVTRVASTQDVGGQIISQLFSTPKALGIAAAVLLLMGVIPGMPNFAFLTLAAAAGAGAWMIWQRQQQPVEEEVAAPLPEEQPPEQRELSWDDVQPVDLIGMEVGYRLIPLVDRNQGGQLMNRIKGVRRKLSQELGFLIPSVHIRDNLDLSPNAYRITVNGVTAAEAEIFPDRDLAINPGRVFGELQGTPTKDPTFGLDAVWIEHEQRDHAQTLGFTVVDASTVVATHLSEILHNQSHELLGHEEAQQLLDSLSRTAPKLVEDLIPKVISLSVFLKILQNLLAEHISIRDIRTIAETLADHAVRSQDPGVLTAAVRVALSRGIVQQLIGSTQEIPVAVLDPQLEQILQQTLHASEGGQAGFEPGLAERLQQALAETAANMETAGQESVLLVAAPIRPWMARFAKHAAPGMHILSYNEIPDNRQIKVISTIGNTNAET from the coding sequence ATGGATGCCACAGCGATTCTCGGTAATGTAAAACGTGTCGGTACTGCGGGACTGGGTGCACCGCTGGTCTTGGTCATGCTGTTGGTAATGGTGATCATTCCGCTGCCGCCGATCATGTTGGACATGTTCTTTACTTTCAATATCACCCTCTCTCTGGTGGTGATGCTGGTGGTGGTCTATACCCGCCGGCCACTCGATTTTGCAGTCTTTCCCAGTCTGCTGTTGATTGCGACCTTGCTGCGGCTTGCCCTGAACGTTGCGTCGACCCGAATCGTATTGCTTGAAGGCCATACCGGCGGTGATGCTGCGGGTAAGGTGATCGAGGCGTTCGGTTCATTCGTAATCGGCGGTAACTATGCGGTGGGCCTGGTGGTCTTCCTGATCCTGGTGATTATCAACTTCGTGGTGGTGACCAAGGGTGCGGGGCGTGTCTCAGAGGTGAGCGCGCGATTCACACTGGATGCCATGCCCGGCAAACAGATGGCGATCGATGCGGATCTCAATGCGGGTCTGATCGATCAGGATACGGCGCGAACACGGCGCGAGGAAGTGGCACAAGAGGCGGATTTTTACGGGGCGATGGATGGCGCCAGCAAGTTTGTGCGGGGCGATGCAGTTGCCGGTATCCTGATCCTCTTTATCAATATTCTCGGCGGACTCGGCATCGGCATGGTGCAACATGACCTGGATTTTGCCACTGCCCTGCAAAACTATGTGCTGTTGACCATCGGTGATGGTCTGGTGGCACAGATTCCCTCCCTGTTGCTCTCCACCTCGGCGGCAATCATCGTGACCCGGGTTGCCAGTACTCAGGATGTGGGTGGGCAGATTATCAGTCAGCTCTTCTCCACCCCGAAGGCGCTGGGGATCGCGGCAGCGGTGCTGCTCCTTATGGGCGTCATTCCCGGTATGCCCAACTTCGCTTTCCTTACCCTGGCCGCTGCTGCTGGGGCTGGCGCCTGGATGATCTGGCAACGCCAGCAGCAACCGGTGGAAGAGGAGGTGGCCGCGCCACTGCCTGAAGAGCAGCCGCCTGAGCAGCGTGAGTTGAGCTGGGATGATGTGCAGCCGGTCGACCTGATCGGTATGGAGGTGGGTTACCGCCTGATTCCACTGGTGGATCGCAACCAGGGCGGCCAACTGATGAATCGGATCAAGGGAGTGCGGCGCAAGCTCTCACAAGAGCTGGGTTTTTTGATCCCATCGGTGCATATCCGGGATAACCTGGATCTCTCTCCCAACGCCTATCGAATCACGGTCAATGGCGTCACAGCAGCCGAGGCTGAGATCTTTCCCGACCGCGACCTGGCGATCAATCCGGGGAGGGTCTTCGGTGAACTGCAGGGAACACCCACCAAGGATCCCACCTTTGGCCTGGATGCGGTCTGGATCGAACATGAGCAGCGCGACCATGCGCAGACCCTCGGGTTTACCGTGGTGGACGCCAGCACAGTGGTCGCGACTCACCTGAGCGAGATCCTGCACAACCAGTCACATGAGCTGCTAGGCCACGAAGAGGCGCAGCAACTACTCGACAGTCTCTCCAGAACGGCCCCCAAACTGGTGGAGGATCTGATACCGAAGGTGATCTCTCTGAGTGTCTTTCTGAAGATCCTGCAGAATCTGCTGGCGGAGCATATTTCGATCCGCGATATCCGCACGATTGCCGAAACCTTGGCGGACCATGCTGTCAGGAGTCAAGACCCTGGCGTTCTGACGGCTGCCGTCAGGGTTGCCCTCTCCCGGGGTATTGTTCAACAACTCATTGGTTCTACACAGGAAATTCCTGTAGCTGTGTTGGATCCACAATTGGAACAGATATTGCAGCAGACTTTGCATGCCTCGGAAGGGGGGCAGGCTGGGTTCGAACCCGGACTGGCAGAGAGGTTGCAACAGGCGCTGGCGGAGACGGCAGCCAATATGGAAACGGCAGGACAGGAGAGTGTACTACTGGTGGCTGCGCCGATCCGACCCTGGATGGCGCGATTCGCGAAACACGCGGCGCCGGGCATGCACATCCTCTCCTATAACGAGATACCCGACAATCGCCAGATAAAGGTGATTTCAACAATCGGCAACACGAATGCAGAGACTTAA
- the flhB gene encoding flagellar type III secretion system protein FlhB yields the protein MAENQDGQEKSEQPTAKRLNEAKRKGQVARSKELNTMAITLIGVIFLATTSNQLGGGLQALMKTSFTLSRDEIFDIGTLFTHLSAAMQGAFILLVPFFVLMIVVAIASSIALGGFSISAEALTPKLSKLSPAKGLKRMFSAKALVELLKAMAKFVLIGGATAILLWNTLDSYLNLHGMEFQQALPKLGSLIGWSVTLIASTLILIAAIDVPFQLWEHKRQLKMTKQEIRDEMKETDGRPEVKSRIRSLQREMAQRRMMEEVPKADVIVTNPTHYAVALRYDQGSMSAPKVVAKGADLVAANIRRIGLESDVPIVESPVLARAIYFHSELGEAIPAGLFLAVAKLLAYVFQLRVYRTEGGDIPQVPDELPVPEDLRHD from the coding sequence ATGGCCGAAAATCAGGACGGCCAGGAAAAATCGGAACAACCGACAGCGAAACGCCTGAATGAGGCGAAGCGCAAGGGACAGGTTGCCCGTTCAAAAGAGCTCAATACCATGGCGATCACCCTGATCGGCGTGATCTTTCTGGCTACGACAAGCAACCAACTGGGTGGTGGATTACAGGCGCTGATGAAGACAAGTTTTACGCTCAGTCGTGACGAAATCTTCGATATCGGCACTCTCTTCACCCATCTCAGTGCGGCCATGCAGGGTGCCTTCATACTGCTGGTCCCCTTTTTTGTATTAATGATAGTCGTGGCTATCGCCAGTTCTATCGCATTGGGCGGTTTCTCCATAAGTGCCGAGGCGCTGACACCTAAATTGAGCAAGCTCAGTCCGGCCAAGGGTTTGAAGCGAATGTTCTCCGCCAAGGCGCTGGTTGAGTTGCTCAAAGCCATGGCCAAGTTCGTGCTGATCGGAGGCGCTACCGCAATTCTGTTATGGAACACGCTGGACAGCTACCTGAACCTGCATGGGATGGAGTTCCAACAGGCGCTGCCCAAGTTGGGTTCCCTCATCGGTTGGTCGGTGACGTTGATCGCATCCACCCTGATCCTTATTGCCGCCATCGATGTGCCGTTCCAGCTCTGGGAACACAAACGTCAGTTGAAGATGACCAAGCAGGAGATCCGGGACGAGATGAAAGAGACCGACGGTCGTCCGGAGGTCAAAAGCCGAATCCGCAGCCTGCAGCGGGAGATGGCCCAGCGGCGCATGATGGAAGAGGTGCCCAAGGCTGATGTGATCGTCACTAATCCGACTCACTACGCTGTTGCCCTGCGTTATGACCAAGGGAGTATGAGTGCACCGAAGGTGGTGGCGAAAGGCGCCGATCTGGTGGCGGCCAATATTCGTCGTATCGGCCTGGAATCGGATGTGCCGATCGTCGAATCTCCTGTATTGGCCCGGGCCATCTATTTTCACAGCGAATTGGGCGAGGCGATTCCGGCGGGACTCTTTCTGGCGGTTGCCAAACTGCTGGCCTATGTCTTCCAGCTCAGAGTCTATCGAACCGAGGGTGGCGACATACCGCAGGTCCCCGATGAGCTGCCGGTGCCGGAGGATCTGCGCCATGACTGA
- the fliR gene encoding flagellar biosynthetic protein FliR, which produces MSFSEAQLNAFLGAYLWPLIRIGAMMMASPVFNSRQFPVRMRMGLALLITWVAMPSLPGDMPPMDVLSHDGFIILLQQIAIGVTMGFILQMVFGAVVFGGQAMAYSMGLGFANMVDPQNGVQVPVVAQFYLILTTLVFLLLNGHLILVELVVDSFQTIPVATSGLSSTGIHDIIAWASRMFAGGLMIALPMMGAMLMINMGMGVVMRAAPQLNIFSIGFPITMLMGFVLISVTLPNVLDLFSHLLNEGFQLMMQIFQITR; this is translated from the coding sequence ATGTCGTTCAGCGAAGCACAACTCAACGCCTTCTTAGGCGCCTATCTCTGGCCGCTGATACGCATCGGCGCAATGATGATGGCCTCACCCGTATTCAACTCACGCCAGTTTCCTGTACGTATGCGTATGGGATTGGCGCTGCTCATCACTTGGGTGGCAATGCCTTCATTGCCGGGTGATATGCCTCCCATGGATGTGCTGAGTCATGACGGTTTCATCATTCTGCTGCAGCAGATCGCCATCGGCGTGACGATGGGTTTTATCCTGCAGATGGTGTTTGGTGCAGTGGTCTTCGGCGGACAGGCGATGGCTTACAGCATGGGATTGGGTTTTGCCAATATGGTGGATCCGCAGAACGGTGTGCAGGTGCCGGTGGTGGCTCAATTCTATCTGATCCTTACGACCCTGGTATTTCTCTTGCTCAATGGCCATCTGATACTGGTTGAACTGGTTGTTGACAGTTTTCAGACCATCCCCGTGGCGACGAGTGGACTCTCCAGCACAGGTATCCACGACATCATTGCCTGGGCCAGTCGTATGTTTGCCGGTGGATTGATGATCGCACTGCCGATGATGGGCGCCATGTTGATGATCAACATGGGCATGGGTGTGGTAATGCGGGCTGCACCCCAGCTAAACATCTTCTCCATAGGTTTCCCCATCACCATGCTAATGGGTTTCGTGTTGATCAGCGTAACCCTGCCCAATGTTTTGGATCTCTTCTCTCATCTGTTGAATGAAGGCTTTCAGCTGATGATGCAAATTTTTCAGATAACGAGGTGA
- the fliQ gene encoding flagellar biosynthesis protein FliQ yields MGPDTIIAIGQQTLGVIGVLTGMVLLPALAVGLLVAMFQAATQINEMTLTFIPKLAIVGLILMFAGPWMLQLLMTFAQNLIESIPELIQ; encoded by the coding sequence ATGGGACCGGACACAATCATCGCTATCGGGCAGCAGACCCTGGGGGTTATCGGCGTACTCACCGGCATGGTGCTATTGCCTGCATTAGCGGTTGGCCTGTTGGTGGCAATGTTTCAGGCTGCGACGCAGATCAACGAGATGACGCTGACCTTTATCCCCAAGCTGGCGATAGTCGGCTTGATCCTGATGTTTGCCGGTCCCTGGATGCTGCAGCTGCTGATGACTTTTGCGCAGAATCTAATTGAATCGATTCCGGAGTTGATCCAGTGA
- the fliP gene encoding flagellar type III secretion system pore protein FliP (The bacterial flagellar biogenesis protein FliP forms a type III secretion system (T3SS)-type pore required for flagellar assembly.) — protein sequence MKFWLIIAGMLFTLAAQAAPGVDALTVTQDPEGGQTYTLTIQVLFFMTALTMLPGALMMMTSFARIIIVLAILRQALGTQNTPNNQILIGLALFLTVFIMLPVFNEVNEVAVQPYMQDQMTTMEALEAGSGPVREFMLAQTREDDLGLFARIGDFGELESPDKVPFSLLLPAFATSELKTGFQIGFLLFIPFLVIDMVVASVLMSMGMMMLSPMIISLPFKIMLFVLIDGWALVFGTLASSFQV from the coding sequence ATGAAATTCTGGCTGATCATTGCGGGCATGCTTTTTACCTTGGCGGCCCAGGCAGCCCCTGGAGTGGATGCGCTGACTGTGACCCAGGACCCCGAAGGCGGGCAGACCTATACCCTGACCATCCAAGTCCTCTTCTTCATGACTGCCCTGACGATGCTGCCGGGTGCCCTGATGATGATGACGTCGTTTGCCCGCATCATCATCGTGCTGGCGATCCTGCGGCAGGCGCTGGGCACCCAGAACACACCCAATAACCAGATACTGATTGGTCTGGCTCTGTTTTTGACCGTCTTCATTATGCTTCCCGTATTCAATGAGGTTAACGAGGTTGCAGTGCAGCCCTATATGCAGGATCAGATGACGACCATGGAAGCGCTGGAGGCGGGTAGTGGCCCGGTGCGTGAATTCATGCTGGCGCAGACCAGGGAGGATGACTTGGGTCTGTTCGCCCGTATCGGAGATTTCGGCGAACTGGAGAGTCCTGACAAAGTCCCTTTCTCCCTACTGCTGCCCGCCTTTGCCACCAGTGAACTGAAGACCGGCTTTCAGATTGGCTTCCTGCTCTTCATCCCCTTTTTGGTGATCGACATGGTGGTGGCCAGCGTATTGATGTCGATGGGCATGATGATGCTCTCTCCGATGATCATCTCCCTGCCTTTCAAGATCATGCTGTTTGTACTCATCGATGGTTGGGCGTTGGTTTTCGGCACCCTGGCCAGCAGTTTTCAGGTTTAG
- the fliO gene encoding flagellar biosynthetic protein FliO, with amino-acid sequence MRILALIPVIWSGSLLAAETAVRKVEVSPLSTQNLLGTAGGLLFVIFLIFAAGWLFKRFGQLQMSGKGMVTVLGGTSVGPRERVVVVKVDDTRLLLGVAPGRVQTLHVLDQNEDEVTFDEQLAEAKEELPS; translated from the coding sequence ATGCGTATTCTTGCGCTCATTCCCGTCATCTGGTCCGGTTCCCTGCTGGCGGCTGAAACCGCCGTACGGAAGGTCGAAGTCTCCCCTTTGAGTACGCAGAATCTGCTGGGGACAGCGGGTGGATTGCTGTTCGTAATATTCCTGATCTTTGCCGCAGGCTGGCTGTTCAAACGGTTCGGGCAGCTGCAAATGTCTGGGAAGGGCATGGTGACCGTGCTGGGCGGCACGTCTGTCGGTCCTCGGGAGCGGGTCGTGGTGGTCAAGGTGGATGATACTCGTCTGCTGCTCGGGGTTGCGCCTGGACGGGTACAGACCCTGCACGTGCTGGATCAGAACGAAGATGAAGTTACCTTCGATGAGCAGTTGGCAGAGGCCAAGGAAGAGTTGCCGTCATGA
- the fliN gene encoding flagellar motor switch protein FliN: protein MSEEEKTTDPNEALADEWADALEGQAEGEADAAKTAEFEELKEDGSKDDSVNLDAILDVPVVISMEIGRTKINIRNLLQLNQGSVVELDRLAGEPMDVLVNGTLIAQGEVVVVNEKFGLRLTDIISPSERVKRLS, encoded by the coding sequence ATGAGCGAAGAAGAGAAAACGACAGATCCGAATGAAGCTCTGGCAGATGAGTGGGCGGATGCATTGGAAGGCCAGGCCGAAGGTGAGGCAGATGCTGCAAAGACAGCTGAATTCGAGGAGTTGAAGGAGGACGGGTCGAAAGATGACTCCGTCAACCTGGATGCGATTCTCGATGTGCCTGTGGTGATTTCCATGGAGATTGGCCGTACCAAGATCAATATCCGCAATCTGCTGCAACTCAATCAGGGTTCGGTGGTGGAGCTTGACCGCCTGGCAGGTGAGCCGATGGATGTATTGGTCAACGGTACGCTGATCGCTCAGGGTGAAGTGGTGGTGGTAAATGAAAAATTCGGTCTGCGCCTGACCGATATCATCAGTCCTTCGGAACGGGTGAAGAGGCTTAGTTGA